The proteins below are encoded in one region of Micromonospora sp. DSM 45708:
- a CDS encoding DNRLRE domain-containing protein encodes MFSLRPRRGLIGLLGLTLGVTGLTVVSTDGAAVAAPHYTTPPQVQGGWVDSATPAKAYNWAEGVNMPLGTRVDDAGKSHTSRIYATFDLSQFEGGRKIYGGKVFIQEQTAADCTKRAIEIWRTKQVGSTPTWNRQPEPIGKLDEILTPEYCPRATISFDVGTAVQEAVAQKQRRITFLLRVPEQYETDPTYARELNWYKQVQLSVQYNSLPTVDNARLYNGGFACTQLRPYPKIGAFAHVLQAVGTDADEWDQRSLRTDVAFWPVGHPEQRREVSGEHGSSGRANTVQLAADALADGTSYVWQARVGDGADTSDWSKKCYFSYDATAPAAPTVTSSNYPSSETGQWVPAGEPGVFTFSGNGRKDVAGFQYSWSQLGAGGCESGGDVGQLVCTDPLSRPGTVRPDAPGGTATVTMSPPDAGPQRLTVRSVDLAGNTSGTVVYEVNVPWSAPQVEVQGGPPEWNQDVLLKITPAPGLNGVEEYEITLDNEPAETRQPEADGVAWFSFRASNPNGHRVTIRSRSANGFVSEETTWYATFNPWPGVRSDVYQRPADGSPVGGVGVPGTFTFSPPPGWTDVATYRYAFGDDGEFADVAADGEGRATVTWTPQTSGWITLTVFAVKADGTFSEYANWYSFEVAGTA; translated from the coding sequence GTGTTCAGTCTCAGGCCACGTCGTGGCCTCATCGGCCTGCTCGGGTTGACCCTGGGGGTCACCGGGCTGACGGTCGTCAGCACCGACGGCGCCGCCGTCGCGGCGCCGCACTACACCACCCCACCCCAGGTGCAGGGCGGCTGGGTCGACTCGGCCACGCCCGCGAAAGCGTACAACTGGGCCGAGGGCGTCAACATGCCGCTCGGCACCCGGGTCGACGACGCCGGGAAGTCGCACACCTCGCGGATCTACGCCACCTTCGACCTGTCCCAGTTCGAGGGCGGCCGGAAGATCTACGGCGGGAAGGTCTTCATCCAGGAGCAGACCGCGGCGGACTGCACGAAGCGGGCGATCGAGATCTGGCGTACGAAGCAGGTGGGTTCCACCCCCACCTGGAACCGGCAGCCGGAGCCGATCGGCAAGCTCGACGAGATCCTGACGCCGGAGTACTGCCCCCGGGCCACCATCTCCTTCGACGTGGGCACCGCCGTCCAGGAGGCGGTGGCGCAGAAGCAGCGGCGGATCACCTTCCTGCTCCGGGTGCCGGAGCAGTACGAGACGGACCCGACGTACGCGCGTGAGCTGAACTGGTACAAGCAGGTCCAGCTCAGCGTGCAGTACAACTCGCTGCCCACGGTCGACAACGCGCGCCTCTACAACGGCGGCTTCGCCTGCACCCAGTTGCGGCCGTACCCGAAGATCGGCGCCTTCGCCCACGTGCTCCAGGCGGTCGGGACCGACGCCGACGAGTGGGATCAGCGCAGCCTGCGTACCGACGTCGCGTTCTGGCCGGTCGGCCATCCGGAGCAGCGTCGGGAGGTGAGCGGCGAGCACGGCAGTTCGGGCCGGGCGAACACGGTCCAACTGGCCGCCGACGCGCTGGCCGACGGCACGTCGTACGTCTGGCAGGCCCGCGTCGGCGACGGCGCGGACACGTCCGACTGGTCGAAGAAGTGCTACTTCAGCTACGACGCCACGGCGCCGGCGGCGCCGACGGTGACGTCGTCGAACTACCCCTCGTCGGAGACCGGCCAGTGGGTGCCGGCCGGCGAGCCGGGTGTCTTCACGTTCTCCGGCAACGGCAGGAAGGACGTGGCGGGCTTCCAGTACTCGTGGTCCCAGCTCGGCGCGGGCGGCTGTGAGTCCGGCGGTGACGTCGGCCAGTTGGTCTGCACCGACCCGCTGAGCCGCCCCGGCACCGTCCGGCCCGACGCGCCGGGGGGCACCGCGACGGTGACGATGAGCCCGCCCGACGCCGGTCCGCAGCGGCTCACCGTGCGTTCGGTCGACCTGGCCGGCAACACCTCGGGGACGGTCGTCTACGAGGTGAACGTGCCCTGGTCCGCGCCGCAGGTGGAGGTGCAGGGCGGTCCCCCGGAGTGGAACCAGGACGTGCTGCTGAAGATCACCCCGGCGCCGGGGCTCAACGGCGTCGAGGAGTACGAGATCACGCTCGACAACGAGCCGGCGGAGACCCGGCAGCCCGAGGCGGACGGTGTCGCCTGGTTCAGCTTCCGGGCGAGCAACCCCAACGGTCACCGGGTGACGATCCGCAGCCGCAGCGCCAACGGATTCGTCTCCGAGGAGACCACCTGGTACGCCACCTTCAACCCGTGGCCGGGCGTCCGGTCGGACGTCTACCAGCGACCGGCCGACGGCAGCCCGGTGGGTGGGGTCGGGGTGCCCGGCACCTTCACCTTCTCGCCGCCGCCCGGGTGGACCGACGTGGCGACCTACCGGTACGCGTTCGGCGACGACGGCGAGTTCGCCGACGTGGCCGCCGACGGTGAGGGCCGGGCGACCGTGACGTGGACGCCGCAGACCAGCGGGTGGATCACCCTGACGGTCTTCGCGGTCAAGGCCGACGGCACGTTCAGCGAGTACGCCAACTGGTACTCGTTCGAGGTCGCCGGCACCGCCTGA